A single genomic interval of Koleobacter methoxysyntrophicus harbors:
- a CDS encoding PRD domain-containing protein — MNGELKEYKVNKVFNNNVIWVTDIKTQEEAVLVGKGIGFGLSKEQMAKINTADIERQFYFFDKSNYQQYKGIINYINKRIIGVSEEIIAMVCRELGEPLNEHIHVALADHINFTLERLEGNLEITNPFLVEIQTLYPTEYRLASKAAEIIRRELGIDIPEGEKGFIAMHIHAARVNREVSRTVKYTSLINKMVNIIEGETGIKLDKNGMNYARLITHMRFAIERMEKDIQSVNPLLERIESEFPTAFSIAEKLGRVMEERFEKPVPKEELGYLAIHLQRIILAEGK; from the coding sequence ATGAATGGTGAATTAAAAGAATACAAAGTTAATAAGGTTTTTAATAATAACGTTATCTGGGTAACGGACATTAAAACGCAGGAAGAGGCAGTATTGGTTGGAAAAGGTATAGGTTTCGGCCTTTCAAAGGAACAAATGGCCAAAATAAACACCGCTGATATTGAAAGGCAGTTTTATTTCTTCGATAAATCCAACTATCAGCAGTACAAAGGAATTATCAACTACATAAATAAAAGGATAATCGGTGTATCGGAAGAGATCATCGCTATGGTTTGCAGAGAGCTGGGGGAACCGTTAAACGAACACATTCATGTAGCTCTGGCTGATCATATAAACTTTACACTAGAAAGGCTTGAAGGCAATTTGGAAATAACTAATCCTTTTTTGGTAGAAATACAGACCCTTTATCCTACCGAATACCGTCTTGCCTCAAAGGCAGCAGAAATAATAAGACGTGAACTCGGAATAGATATACCCGAAGGTGAAAAAGGCTTCATTGCAATGCATATTCATGCAGCCAGGGTTAATAGGGAGGTATCCCGTACCGTTAAATATACTTCTCTTATAAATAAAATGGTTAACATAATCGAAGGTGAAACAGGTATAAAATTAGACAAAAATGGTATGAATTACGCCAGGCTTATTACACATATGCGGTTCGCTATTGAAAGAATGGAAAAGGATATACAGTCAGTCAACCCTTTACTTGAACGAATCGAGTCAGAATTTCCCACAGCTTTCAGTATTGCCGAAAAGCTCGGACGTGTCATGGAAGAACGCTTTGAAAAACCCGTACCCAAAGAAGAACTGGGTTATCTGGCTATTCACCTTCAGCGGATAATACTGGCGGAGGGGAAGTAA
- a CDS encoding type II toxin-antitoxin system HicB family antitoxin: MKKVYPVILTPSKIGYVVYVPDLEINTQGTDIANAIEMARDAIGLWGITEEDMGRSIPEPSSKLPEHSPDEIVTLVDIDFGAYRKANDNRTIRKNLTIPSWLNTLAEKAGINFSQVLQEALKEKLGIHDRP, translated from the coding sequence TTGAAAAAAGTATATCCGGTTATATTAACTCCATCCAAAATAGGATATGTTGTGTATGTGCCTGATCTTGAAATTAATACCCAGGGCACAGACATTGCAAATGCCATTGAAATGGCACGGGATGCTATCGGTTTGTGGGGTATAACAGAGGAAGATATGGGTCGTTCTATACCAGAGCCGTCTTCCAAATTACCAGAACACTCACCTGATGAAATTGTTACCTTGGTAGATATTGACTTTGGTGCCTACCGTAAAGCAAACGATAATAGAACTATAAGGAAGAATCTAACCATCCCCAGTTGGCTTAACACCCTAGCAGAAAAAGCTGGTATTAATTTTTCACAAGTGTTGCAAGAAGCTTTAAAAGAAAAGCTCGGCATTCATGATAGGCCATAA
- a CDS encoding nucleotidyltransferase domain-containing protein, protein MDIKTTEKEYKTLLKTELERITRELKQLGAEKIMLFGSYASGRADLFTDLDIIAVLKSDLSFIKRIGFIYSKIIPRVATDILVYTPEEWQTLKEKPFFKKAAAEGKVLYEKVGDGGR, encoded by the coding sequence ATGGACATAAAAACGACAGAAAAGGAATACAAAACTTTGCTAAAAACCGAATTGGAAAGAATTACAAGAGAATTAAAACAACTTGGAGCGGAAAAAATAATGCTCTTTGGGTCTTATGCCAGCGGGCGTGCGGACCTTTTTACAGATCTGGACATTATAGCTGTTTTAAAAAGCGATTTGTCTTTTATAAAGCGGATAGGTTTTATTTATAGTAAAATTATCCCTAGAGTAGCTACAGATATACTAGTTTATACACCGGAGGAATGGCAAACTCTTAAAGAGAAGCCATTTTTCAAAAAGGCTGCTGCCGAAGGGAAGGTGCTGTATGAGAAAGTCGGGGATGGAGGAAGGTAA
- a CDS encoding hydroxymethylglutaryl-CoA reductase, degradative: MKKTSQISGFYKLSIEERIQILKEFAGLEPEDVELLKRPGALPIERADKMVENVIGKIEIPLGVAANFLINGREYFVPMATEEPSVIAAASNAAKLTRSKNGITTSNTGPVMISQIQTVGVNDPFGAKMAILENRQEIIEQANNQDPVLVKLGGGAKDIEVRVIDTKMGPMVITHLIVDTRDAMGANAVNTMAEALAPTIEKITGGRVYLRILSNLAVKRLVRAKTVVSKEALGGEEVVDGIVMAYAFAEADPYRAATHNKGIMNGVTAVVLATGNDTRAIEAGAHAYAARFGRYTSLSTWEKNKDGDLVGTLEMPMAVGLVGGATATHPIAKLAVKILGVKTAVELAEIITATGLAQNLGAVRALATEGIQRGHMALHARNIAINAGAVGEQIDRIAEIMVKEGKVKMDRALELLKQLK, encoded by the coding sequence ATGAAAAAAACTTCACAGATTTCGGGTTTTTACAAATTAAGCATCGAAGAAAGGATACAGATTCTAAAGGAGTTTGCCGGTCTCGAGCCGGAAGATGTAGAACTCCTTAAAAGGCCAGGGGCTTTACCCATTGAAAGAGCAGATAAAATGGTAGAGAACGTTATTGGAAAAATCGAAATACCCCTCGGAGTAGCCGCAAATTTCCTGATTAACGGCAGAGAATATTTCGTCCCCATGGCTACCGAAGAACCTTCCGTTATAGCTGCTGCCAGCAATGCTGCTAAACTGACAAGAAGCAAAAACGGCATAACCACAAGCAACACCGGTCCGGTGATGATCTCTCAAATTCAAACCGTTGGAGTAAATGACCCCTTTGGCGCAAAAATGGCTATTCTAGAAAACAGGCAGGAAATAATCGAGCAGGCCAATAATCAGGACCCCGTCCTGGTAAAACTGGGCGGGGGGGCAAAGGATATAGAAGTTAGGGTTATAGATACAAAAATGGGTCCAATGGTTATTACCCACCTTATAGTCGATACCCGTGATGCCATGGGCGCTAATGCGGTGAATACAATGGCTGAAGCTTTAGCACCTACCATTGAGAAAATCACGGGAGGAAGGGTTTATCTGCGCATACTTTCAAACCTCGCAGTAAAAAGGCTTGTCAGAGCCAAAACGGTCGTTTCTAAAGAAGCCCTCGGTGGAGAAGAAGTAGTAGACGGGATTGTCATGGCCTATGCCTTTGCCGAAGCAGATCCTTATAGAGCTGCTACCCATAACAAAGGGATTATGAACGGCGTAACGGCAGTGGTCCTGGCTACAGGTAATGATACCAGAGCTATTGAAGCCGGTGCTCATGCTTATGCAGCCCGATTCGGCAGATATACTTCCCTGTCCACATGGGAAAAGAATAAAGACGGAGACTTGGTGGGTACTCTTGAAATGCCTATGGCTGTCGGCCTGGTCGGCGGTGCTACAGCAACCCACCCAATAGCCAAACTGGCAGTTAAAATTTTAGGCGTAAAAACGGCCGTCGAACTGGCAGAAATCATTACAGCAACAGGGTTAGCGCAAAATCTTGGCGCCGTCAGGGCTCTGGCAACAGAAGGCATTCAAAGGGGACATATGGCATTACATGCCAGGAATATTGCGATAAATGCCGGGGCCGTTGGAGAACAGATTGACAGGATTGCCGAAATCATGGTTAAAGAAGGAAAAGTTAAGATGGACAGGGCTTTAGAATTGCTGAAACAGTTAAAATAA
- a CDS encoding tripartite tricarboxylate transporter permease, with protein sequence MLLVQMVLASIIGSIVYTIIGVAPGTDETAVLAPITLAIVLMGVHPAVILSFFIAAIVAKKLTDSIPVAVAGIPGGVMAAPMVEHAVVLKSHGKADLSMRKMASGSVIGTLISVPASLFLANALIPLAPVIKNYANQLFFIGAIFLALMAREKFISLVSIIPFALLIQGLRHLYWGVGAVPEGKVVFVSFFLGITIGPMIISILELTVSNTRKNLLRSGYKKISIREDKTLKGLPNPFRILDMPEIITSAIGSIIGTITFFMSPVGMTIFLGETLSSQVKDPIKRASRAISCMDALTNATYISGTLIPLIALGVPLSPMAIGPANPLFNAPPRFSLENNLHHILQNGGYVMPVIIGAAVALLITYPITIKYSTQICRFVFMKISHEALLGIFFGLVMMLAYMDAGFINIWGVLLVAITAGILNRWGVNYGVQFMTLYAAGWITKFVVF encoded by the coding sequence ATGCTGCTCGTTCAAATGGTACTTGCTTCCATAATCGGGTCCATCGTCTATACAATAATTGGCGTCGCACCGGGGACGGATGAAACGGCTGTACTGGCACCCATAACCCTGGCCATCGTTTTGATGGGCGTCCATCCCGCTGTTATCCTGAGTTTCTTTATAGCTGCCATTGTAGCCAAAAAATTGACCGATTCTATACCCGTGGCAGTAGCGGGAATCCCGGGAGGTGTAATGGCTGCCCCTATGGTAGAACATGCTGTAGTTTTAAAATCTCACGGTAAGGCCGATCTGAGCATGAGGAAAATGGCCTCCGGTTCCGTTATCGGAACTCTAATATCCGTTCCTGCAAGTCTGTTTCTGGCTAATGCACTGATTCCTCTGGCCCCTGTCATTAAAAATTACGCTAACCAGCTGTTCTTTATCGGTGCTATCTTCCTGGCCCTTATGGCAAGGGAAAAGTTCATCTCATTAGTAAGTATCATCCCCTTCGCACTTTTAATTCAGGGTCTCAGACATTTATACTGGGGTGTGGGAGCGGTCCCTGAGGGAAAAGTAGTTTTCGTATCCTTCTTTCTCGGCATTACAATAGGGCCTATGATAATAAGCATCCTAGAATTGACCGTATCAAATACCAGAAAAAATCTCCTGCGCTCCGGTTACAAGAAAATATCAATTCGCGAAGATAAGACACTAAAGGGACTGCCTAATCCTTTCAGGATACTCGACATGCCTGAAATTATCACTTCAGCCATCGGCAGCATAATAGGAACTATAACCTTTTTTATGAGCCCTGTAGGTATGACAATATTTTTAGGTGAAACCCTGTCAAGCCAGGTAAAGGACCCGATTAAAAGGGCTTCTCGGGCCATATCCTGTATGGATGCCTTAACTAATGCGACATATATTTCGGGCACCCTCATACCGCTGATTGCTTTAGGGGTTCCGTTAAGCCCGATGGCTATCGGACCCGCCAATCCGTTGTTCAATGCTCCCCCTAGATTTTCACTGGAAAATAACCTGCACCACATTCTACAAAACGGCGGCTATGTTATGCCCGTAATTATAGGTGCTGCTGTTGCACTGCTGATAACATACCCGATAACCATAAAATATTCAACACAAATATGTAGGTTTGTGTTCATGAAGATCTCCCATGAAGCCTTATTAGGAATATTCTTCGGTTTGGTGATGATGCTGGCTTATATGGATGCAGGTTTCATTAATATATGGGGTGTTCTCTTAGTCGCTATTACAGCGGGAATATTAAACAGATGGGGAGTAAATTACGGTGTTCAGTTTATGACCTTATACGCTGCCGGCTGGATTACAAAGTTCGTAGTGTTTTAA
- a CDS encoding sigma-54-dependent Fis family transcriptional regulator, giving the protein MTVETYMSKKVISINEEETIERALDIFKKYNFSYIPVVDDMNRFLGVVSEKDVLGIENWKANIKSIISSDYIKVCMETPKSDMIKIFLENPRFSIIYVVDRKGILVGLVTRNDILKLLASGDIFFNNNTLFDENISNIFNNPYLKKLLNCLHEGVIVVDNNTKVIFANRAYSRILGVQPHKVLNRFLSEIEPEAKIIQVLKTGVPMFEQTINIKSLGTIIVANITPLKMDEKIIGAISTFSDITEIISIANQLEKATFLNDFLAKELKEDTPLPESFKGIIGSSKKLKKELVIAARVAKTDSSVLILGESGTGKELVAKAIHDSSSRRDKPFVKINCAAVPDNLIESELFGYEDGAFTGAKKGGKIGKIEQADGGTLFLDEIGDMPLFMQPKLLRFLQEKEFEKVGGIKTQRVDVRIIAATNRDLEEMVKNKQFREDLFYRVNVFTINLPPLRERRIDIVSLIKHYTKVYNDKYEKNTDFSKECLEVFLKYEWPGNIRELKNVIEHAIVMSDDSIITLDKLPRYFKNLSDKQDEKLPVPPTKIKKLNDIIKDVEKQAIIKALDISGQNKSRAIELLGISRRTFYKKMKEYNIQ; this is encoded by the coding sequence ATGACCGTAGAAACATATATGTCAAAAAAGGTCATTTCGATTAACGAAGAAGAAACCATCGAAAGGGCATTGGATATCTTCAAAAAATATAATTTCAGTTATATTCCGGTCGTAGATGACATGAATAGATTCCTGGGTGTTGTTTCAGAAAAGGACGTATTGGGGATAGAAAATTGGAAGGCAAACATCAAATCTATTATCAGCAGTGACTATATTAAGGTTTGCATGGAAACTCCAAAAAGCGATATGATTAAAATCTTTTTGGAAAACCCCAGATTTTCGATTATATATGTAGTTGATAGAAAAGGAATTTTAGTAGGATTGGTTACAAGGAATGACATCCTGAAATTACTTGCAAGCGGCGATATCTTTTTTAACAACAACACATTATTCGATGAAAACATATCAAACATCTTCAACAATCCGTATTTGAAAAAACTGCTTAATTGTTTGCATGAGGGCGTTATAGTTGTTGATAATAATACAAAGGTTATATTCGCAAACAGGGCCTATTCCAGGATCCTCGGCGTACAACCCCATAAAGTATTAAATCGTTTTCTGTCCGAAATTGAACCTGAAGCCAAAATTATTCAGGTTTTGAAAACAGGGGTGCCCATGTTTGAACAAACAATTAATATAAAAAGCCTCGGAACGATCATCGTAGCAAATATTACACCTTTAAAAATGGACGAAAAAATTATAGGGGCAATTTCAACTTTTTCCGATATTACAGAAATAATAAGTATCGCAAATCAGCTGGAAAAAGCCACCTTCCTAAATGACTTTTTGGCGAAGGAACTAAAGGAAGATACCCCCCTTCCCGAATCTTTCAAAGGCATAATAGGTTCGAGTAAAAAGCTGAAAAAAGAACTGGTCATTGCAGCCCGTGTAGCAAAAACCGACTCAAGTGTTCTGATCCTGGGGGAAAGCGGAACCGGTAAAGAACTGGTAGCAAAGGCGATCCACGACTCCAGCAGCAGAAGAGATAAACCCTTTGTTAAAATAAACTGCGCTGCAGTCCCCGATAATCTTATTGAAAGCGAACTGTTCGGATATGAAGACGGTGCTTTTACAGGGGCAAAAAAGGGGGGGAAAATAGGTAAAATAGAACAGGCTGACGGAGGCACCCTTTTTTTAGATGAAATAGGTGATATGCCCCTCTTTATGCAGCCCAAACTGTTAAGATTCCTTCAGGAAAAGGAATTTGAAAAAGTCGGGGGAATTAAAACCCAAAGAGTAGATGTGAGAATTATAGCTGCTACCAACAGGGACCTGGAAGAGATGGTTAAAAACAAACAATTTCGCGAAGACCTTTTCTACAGGGTCAATGTATTTACTATTAACCTCCCGCCTTTAAGGGAAAGAAGGATAGATATAGTTTCATTAATTAAACATTATACAAAGGTTTATAACGATAAATACGAAAAAAATACCGATTTCTCAAAGGAGTGCCTGGAAGTCTTTTTGAAATACGAATGGCCCGGAAATATAAGAGAACTAAAAAACGTCATCGAACACGCTATCGTAATGTCCGATGACAGCATCATTACCCTTGATAAACTACCCCGATATTTTAAAAATCTATCGGATAAACAGGATGAAAAATTACCGGTTCCTCCCACTAAAATCAAAAAATTAAATGATATCATAAAAGATGTAGAAAAACAGGCAATTATAAAGGCCTTAGATATTTCAGGTCAAAATAAAAGCAGGGCAATTGAACTGCTGGGAATCAGCAGAAGGACCTTTTATAAAAAAATGAAGGAATATAATATACAATAA
- a CDS encoding aminopeptidase, with amino-acid sequence MDFVIGTEGRDEFLFLEVAKSAKKLVEDVMLVKTDENVVITADTSTDKRVVDATARAVYAAGGVPTVIWYETRPTAVVEPPAPVAGAVKNADVWIEYSYAYILHTNAWKEALKSGTRYICLTGMDALMMVNTIGRVDYPKMLELGERLRQLVESADEVIIKSPAGTDLTAYNRGRRVRQSGKLADTPGEPIMLGGQVSWCPVEETINGRLVFDGALWPPAEIGLLRSPVVLTLEKGVVTRVEGGAEAKTFERWLAGFNDPTMYHLAHYSLGFNPGVTRCTGRIVEDERVFGCIEMGLGSQGPQIGGKTWKSASHTDGIVLNPTIILDGEVIEEEGRYVHPDLVRLCRDLGVPGY; translated from the coding sequence ATGGATTTTGTCATAGGAACTGAAGGCAGGGATGAATTTTTATTCTTGGAGGTTGCAAAAAGCGCGAAGAAGTTAGTGGAAGATGTTATGCTGGTTAAAACAGATGAGAATGTTGTTATTACTGCCGATACATCGACAGATAAAAGGGTAGTTGACGCTACGGCAAGGGCTGTTTATGCAGCAGGTGGGGTGCCGACGGTGATATGGTATGAAACCAGACCTACGGCTGTTGTGGAACCGCCGGCTCCGGTAGCAGGAGCGGTTAAAAATGCAGATGTTTGGATCGAATACTCTTATGCATATATCCTGCATACCAATGCCTGGAAAGAGGCATTAAAATCAGGTACCAGATATATTTGCCTTACGGGCATGGATGCCTTAATGATGGTCAACACTATAGGTAGGGTAGATTACCCGAAAATGCTGGAATTGGGAGAAAGACTGCGGCAGCTTGTCGAGTCAGCTGATGAGGTTATAATAAAAAGCCCGGCAGGCACAGACCTGACTGCCTACAACAGGGGGCGAAGGGTGAGACAATCGGGGAAACTGGCCGATACACCGGGAGAACCCATCATGCTGGGTGGACAGGTTTCATGGTGTCCTGTTGAAGAGACTATAAACGGCAGGCTTGTTTTTGACGGAGCCCTTTGGCCGCCCGCTGAGATAGGCTTATTACGGTCCCCCGTAGTGCTGACGCTGGAAAAAGGGGTTGTAACCCGTGTAGAAGGAGGGGCCGAAGCCAAAACCTTTGAAAGGTGGCTGGCGGGATTTAATGACCCTACCATGTACCATTTGGCCCATTATTCGCTGGGGTTTAATCCCGGAGTAACGAGATGCACCGGAAGGATTGTGGAAGATGAGAGGGTGTTCGGGTGTATAGAGATGGGGTTGGGGAGCCAGGGGCCCCAGATCGGAGGCAAGACATGGAAGAGCGCATCCCACACTGATGGTATAGTTTTGAACCCGACGATAATTCTGGATGGGGAAGTAATAGAAGAGGAAGGCAGATACGTTCATCCCGATTTGGTCCGATTATGCAGGGACTTAGGGGTTCCGGGATACTGA
- a CDS encoding M20/M25/M40 family metallo-hydrolase, with the protein MDMHGIVDYFLELVKIDSPSKNERALADKLKRDLMELGFQVEEDDAGSKVNGNAGNIIARLRGNAQKPTILFGAHMDTVSKTPGIKPVINNGKIFSDGTTILSADDKAGICAVIQGIRSALKEGVEHGDIEVVFTICEEIGLKGSKNLDVKKLKAEMGFILDSSGEVGKIITSAPAQNKFYFKIKGKPAHAGVEPEKGISAVKVAGVALANMNFGRIDQETTANIGIIKGGSATNIITDLVEMEGEARSRNEEKLEKQTEHMIEAVKDAAEKYGAQVEYRVDSSYPAFKFDENSPIVRYAVRAVEKIGLKPQAAPSGGGSDANILNGKGIPCINMGSGFFNPHSPEECITIENLVNLSKLVKALL; encoded by the coding sequence ATGGATATGCACGGTATTGTAGATTATTTCCTTGAGCTGGTTAAAATAGACAGCCCTTCGAAGAATGAAAGGGCACTGGCTGATAAATTGAAAAGGGATTTAATGGAGTTAGGTTTTCAGGTGGAAGAAGATGATGCCGGTTCGAAAGTTAACGGGAATGCGGGTAATATCATCGCACGTCTTAGAGGAAACGCCCAAAAGCCGACGATACTTTTCGGCGCGCACATGGATACGGTGTCGAAAACCCCTGGAATAAAGCCGGTTATTAATAATGGAAAAATATTCAGTGACGGCACAACGATTCTGTCAGCTGATGATAAAGCCGGTATATGTGCTGTGATTCAGGGCATAAGATCAGCCCTGAAGGAAGGTGTGGAACACGGTGATATAGAAGTGGTATTTACAATATGTGAAGAAATAGGGCTGAAGGGTTCGAAGAATCTGGACGTCAAAAAACTGAAGGCAGAAATGGGTTTTATTTTGGACAGCAGCGGAGAAGTAGGGAAAATTATAACGAGTGCCCCTGCACAGAATAAATTCTATTTCAAGATCAAAGGGAAGCCTGCCCATGCGGGAGTTGAACCCGAAAAGGGCATAAGTGCCGTAAAGGTAGCCGGGGTGGCACTTGCTAATATGAATTTTGGGCGCATAGACCAGGAGACTACGGCAAATATCGGAATAATAAAAGGCGGCAGTGCCACAAACATTATAACAGATTTAGTTGAAATGGAAGGGGAGGCCAGGAGCAGAAATGAAGAAAAGCTAGAGAAGCAGACGGAACATATGATTGAGGCAGTAAAGGATGCCGCAGAAAAGTACGGGGCTCAGGTAGAATACAGGGTTGATTCCTCATACCCTGCTTTTAAGTTTGATGAAAACAGCCCGATTGTAAGATATGCCGTGAGAGCTGTTGAAAAGATAGGTTTAAAGCCGCAAGCAGCTCCATCGGGTGGGGGGAGTGACGCGAATATCCTTAATGGAAAGGGTATTCCCTGTATTAATATGGGCTCAGGGTTTTTTAACCCGCACTCCCCGGAAGAATGCATAACTATTGAGAATCTGGTCAATCTGAGTAAACTGGTCAAAGCCCTTTTGTGA